The DNA sequence ACTTTGTTTTCTTTGCATCCTTTGttgaatctttaatctctaAACATTTGAATGGAATTCGGTAGCCAGTCTCACTGCATCGATATTTCTCATCACCCTACAACCCCCAAAAAAAGCTTgcagataaaaataaagagaataaaCAACTAGGTGAAAAAATATCATGTAGATCACAAAAAGGAAGACCCAAGCAAACATGCAACAGAGAGCTTATAAGTGCAATCCCAAACATAGACATGAAAAGAgggccaacaaaaaaaaaagacataaaaagaggtttaaatcttttaaaagctTCACAAACTTCTTTGGATTAGGAAAACTCCGTATTATGAACTTGAATCCTATCAATATGTTTAAAAGCTAGGCTTCATGAACAAGTCttacaaacatatataatctcctcaaatgccttatgttgaagtAATCCTAAATCAACAAATAACTCAACAGTATACAACAGAAACTATACTCAGATCTATATTCATAGGCTGTTCATACATCTCATCAACCTTCAATTTTACACTAACACAACTTGATGATCTGGGAGTTTTAAGGTTGGCTTAGTGGTTGAAGGGAGAAACGGGGAGGGAGAGGTCGTGGGTTCGAATCCGTTACACTAAcgaaaactaacaaactaaaaaCTAGCatatgctgataaaaaaaaaaaaagcttgatGATCTAGCTAGCTGCAAAATGGAATAACTACACTTATGCGTTCAATTCTCTTTCAACAATAGTAGTAACACAGCAAACAATAAAATGCTTTATACTCAAAACCTAGAATTCAAACAGAAATGacaatacataaataaatggaaacaatttctcggtaTCAAATCCCTATTCATGAGATCCTAGAGAATTGAGAAACACTACAACTAGTATAAGATCGATCAATCACCAATTTGAggggtttaaaaaaaaaaggaaccttCTCAGAGTAGAGACAGGGCACACAAGGACCCGAAGGAGTACATTCAAAGGTAACGTTACTTCCTGAGGGCTTCTCTTTGAAACTCAGAAGAACTCTGCGGCGAACCCCATTTCCATGTTGAGTCTCTTCGCTGTTCCAATCCCTGCCCAGTTCAAACAAGGTGCAAAAGATTCCAACTTTAAGGTAAAACTAGATCGAAGCAACTTTATTTATGGATCATCAATCAGGAACTTAAGATGCGCccttcataataaaaaaacccCATAGATTCAGAGAGAAATTGGAGCTTACGTTTGCTGCCCTGAACCGCGAAAGGGAGTTATCGcgaagaacaacaacaacaagaatgGAAGAAACAATTGAGAATTTGGAAATTTCATTGCTTACTCAGTGTCTttcctcttctctctttttctggATTTGAAACCTGGAATGCAAGCAATAattctgttttatttatttataatttactgtTAAATTTACTTTGTTGGTCTAAATgattctcaaaacatgtttcatTAACACAAGTTCAGAAAATTAGAGATTAATCTTTTTAGATGAAGAGTATTCAGATTTACTTGatgtattaacttttttttatctatgctcttttatataaaaaaaaaaaaaaaacttgattaaatTCTGCGCACATACTAGAAGATACGATTGtcaattatattgatttttttataatatatttatctcaAAAAATACTTAGGTAAATAATGCTATTATTTTACATTGTATTCAATTCAGTCAAGTATTTAAGTAAatgatgttattattttatattctattaagttttttttcagatgaaaaaaaaaaaggatattaaATTCTTTCTGAAGTTACCATTTGTCAAGAGCGGTCACTGTTTCGTTccaaataatattatcatatcATTCTTCTCTTAACTACGCACAGCTTCATCATCTAGATTTCTGAGTTGATAGGCTCAGCATGGCTCCATCATCTCACTTTGGTATCTTGCAAACAGTTttgcttttaaaatataaaaattcttgtgtgaatttttaattttacaaaacaatatttatttagtttgtttaatttaaaataaaaataaaaatcaaatcaaatcaaatgattttttataaatcatGGATTAATAGATAACTTTTTAAAACTACATTGTCCAAAATGCATGACCCCACAatcttaacaattaatttaaaattttaattgttttaaccgatagagaaaaattaaatatgttttaaatattattggTTTAAATGTCACTAGACTTAATCCTTTAAAGTCTCGTATTCgagttttttaataaaaaaatgtaaataagaaAGT is a window from the Glycine max cultivar Williams 82 chromosome 2, Glycine_max_v4.0, whole genome shotgun sequence genome containing:
- the LOC100801656 gene encoding uncharacterized protein isoform X2 codes for the protein MKFPNSQLFLPFLLLLFFAITPFRGSGQQTDWNSEETQHGNGVRRRVLLSFKEKPSGSNVTFECTPSGPCVPCLYSEKGDEKYRCSETGYRIPFKCLEIKDSTKDAKKTKSQKGRLSLEISDGIAESHKVSHDAGEINPSQSHRRLVDDSSSSDNSSQAYITYRSCITPVNEEKLSVLNFEIYAKLPQL
- the LOC100801656 gene encoding uncharacterized protein isoform X1, which encodes MKFPNSQLFLPFLLLLFFAITPFRGSGQQTDWNSEETQHGNGVRRRVLLSFKEKPSGSNVTFECTPSGPCVPCLYSEKGDEKYRCSETGYRIPFKCLEIKDSTKDAKKTKSQKGRLSLEISDGIAESHKVSHDAGEINPSQSHRRLVDDSSSSDNSSQAYITYRSCITPVNEEKLSVLNFEGVVIFFLLISGSIIYLRKKKVASMSGYVAGRGQNNSRF